A window of the Tunturibacter empetritectus genome harbors these coding sequences:
- a CDS encoding serine hydrolase domain-containing protein yields MLLQTQAQQPAATTATQAHISRIQNGLLPSVVIKGHPAPVMKLADRMRYYHVPGISIAYFDHERIEWTHVYGVADIQRNRPVTTETLFQAGSISKPIAALGALKLVQRGKLKLDENVNDELTSWKLPDNEFTANQKVTLRMLLSHSGGVSVHGFGGYEVNRPLPSVAQILDGAKPANSAPVRVAAVPGSVYSYSGGGMIVTQLMMMEATGKSFPALMNDLVLSPIGMSHSTYEQPLPPSLLSSAAHGYGPNGEPLPGGFHIYPEMAAAGLWATPSDLARAAIEVQQEYAGNSHKVLSQALAEEMLTRQKDNWGLGFEVEKPGATPRFDHFGVNTGFISVLEAYRDRGQGIVIMTNGQQGEKLITEILRAVAHEYAWPDFQPAEHTLIKLDPTSFKDLEGTYDQADRDGQDKFTVTIRDGRPYISGTYSVGSTYHFGLSEPVELLPESEQQYFTLLTGGASFRFEKTSDGIVNRCVVISGTNQREAKKWVR; encoded by the coding sequence ATGTTGCTTCAGACTCAAGCACAACAGCCTGCGGCGACCACCGCGACGCAAGCTCATATTTCTCGTATCCAGAATGGATTGTTGCCCTCGGTCGTGATCAAAGGCCACCCGGCGCCTGTCATGAAGCTTGCTGACAGGATGCGCTACTACCATGTACCCGGAATCAGCATTGCCTACTTCGACCATGAGCGAATCGAATGGACGCATGTCTACGGAGTGGCGGACATACAAAGGAATCGCCCTGTCACTACTGAAACTCTCTTTCAGGCGGGGTCAATCAGCAAGCCGATTGCTGCGCTAGGCGCGCTCAAACTGGTACAACGCGGCAAGCTGAAGCTGGACGAAAATGTGAACGACGAACTCACCTCGTGGAAACTTCCCGACAATGAGTTCACGGCGAACCAAAAAGTCACTCTTCGCATGCTTCTCAGCCATAGCGGCGGAGTGAGCGTCCACGGCTTTGGCGGCTATGAAGTGAATCGGCCGCTGCCATCGGTCGCGCAGATTCTTGACGGAGCGAAACCGGCGAACTCAGCCCCAGTGCGTGTCGCAGCCGTGCCCGGTTCGGTGTATAGCTACTCCGGCGGTGGCATGATAGTCACGCAATTGATGATGATGGAGGCTACAGGGAAAAGCTTCCCGGCGCTGATGAACGACCTCGTTCTCAGCCCCATTGGGATGTCTCACAGCACATATGAACAGCCGCTGCCGCCCAGTCTTCTCAGTAGCGCTGCACATGGATACGGACCGAACGGCGAACCACTCCCGGGAGGCTTTCATATCTATCCTGAGATGGCGGCTGCGGGCTTGTGGGCGACGCCTTCGGACCTCGCGCGGGCGGCAATTGAAGTGCAACAGGAATACGCGGGAAACTCACACAAGGTTCTCTCGCAGGCACTGGCAGAGGAGATGCTGACCCGTCAGAAAGACAATTGGGGATTGGGCTTCGAAGTGGAGAAGCCGGGCGCGACGCCGCGCTTCGATCATTTTGGTGTGAACACGGGCTTTATCTCCGTGTTGGAAGCATATCGCGACAGAGGGCAAGGCATCGTAATTATGACCAATGGCCAGCAAGGCGAGAAACTCATCACGGAGATCCTTCGAGCTGTTGCACATGAATACGCATGGCCTGATTTTCAGCCAGCTGAGCATACCCTGATAAAACTTGATCCAACATCCTTTAAGGATTTAGAGGGCACTTATGATCAGGCCGATCGGGACGGACAAGACAAATTCACGGTCACCATCCGGGACGGGCGACCCTACATCTCGGGGACCTACAGTGTGGGTTCGACCTACCACTTCGGCCTTTCGGAGCCGGTTGAATTGCTGCCGGAGTCCGAGCAGCAATACTTTACGTTGCTAACGGGAGGCGCGAGCTTTCGTTTCGAAAAAACAAGTGATGGAATAGTGAACCGCTGCGTTGTCATCTCTGGAACGAACCAGCGTGAAGCCAAGAAATGGGTTAGGTAA
- a CDS encoding DNA-methyltransferase, with protein sequence MNRIVQGDNLTVLQSLAAASVELIYVDPPFNTGKRQSRTQMKTIRDEAGDRVGFGGRRYRTEVLEQQSGGTGYGDRFDDFLGFLRPRLVEAHRILSPTGSLFFHIDYREVHYCKVMLDEIFGRDCFQNEIIWAYDYGARATKRWPAKHDNILWYTRDPKRYTFNLNESDRIPYMAPGLVGATKAARGKTPTDVWWHTIVSPTGKEKTGYATQKPLGILERIVRVHSNPGDTVLDFFAGSGTTGAAAARHDRSFLLVDESAAAIAVMEKRLTAYAPRREDMPLPRVKKTKARRSTRAPASRRSLQ encoded by the coding sequence ATGAACCGGATCGTGCAGGGAGATAACCTCACCGTTTTGCAGTCGTTGGCAGCCGCCTCCGTAGAGCTGATCTACGTTGATCCCCCCTTCAACACCGGCAAACGCCAGAGCCGCACCCAGATGAAGACCATTCGCGACGAGGCAGGCGACCGCGTCGGATTCGGCGGCCGACGCTACCGCACCGAAGTGCTGGAGCAGCAAAGCGGGGGCACAGGCTACGGCGACCGCTTCGACGACTTCCTCGGCTTCCTGCGCCCACGCCTAGTCGAAGCACACCGCATCCTCTCGCCCACCGGCTCCCTCTTCTTCCACATCGACTATCGCGAGGTTCACTATTGCAAGGTCATGCTCGACGAGATCTTTGGACGCGACTGCTTCCAGAACGAGATCATCTGGGCCTATGACTACGGCGCACGCGCCACCAAACGCTGGCCCGCCAAGCACGACAACATCCTCTGGTATACCAGGGATCCCAAGCGCTACACCTTCAACCTCAACGAGAGCGACCGCATCCCCTACATGGCGCCTGGGCTGGTCGGCGCAACCAAAGCAGCCCGCGGCAAGACGCCGACCGATGTCTGGTGGCACACCATCGTCTCGCCCACTGGCAAGGAGAAGACCGGCTACGCCACGCAGAAGCCACTCGGCATCCTCGAGCGGATCGTGCGCGTCCATTCCAACCCAGGCGACACGGTGCTCGATTTCTTTGCCGGCAGCGGAACGACCGGAGCCGCCGCAGCCAGACACGATCGCAGCTTCCTGCTCGTTGACGAGAGCGCCGCGGCCATCGCCGTGATGGAAAAACGTCTTACAGCCTACGCCCCCCGGAGAGAGGACATGCCCCTCCCGAGAGTCAAAAAAACCAAGGCCAGAAGATCTACCCGCGCGCCTGCTTCTCGGCGAAGTCTCCAATGA
- a CDS encoding MaoC family dehydratase — translation MPQEFYYEDFYVGQKFNSLGQAKVTAEEIKEFGSKYDPQPFHLDEAAGENSFFKGLAASGWLTAAIVMRLRVQSITVAGGMIGAGVEEMRWTEPVRPGDSLRTEIEVVGVRHSNSRKEFGVVRTRTLAFNQRDEVVMRSTVNFLAPVRPTV, via the coding sequence ATGCCCCAGGAGTTTTATTACGAAGACTTTTACGTAGGCCAGAAGTTCAATTCGCTTGGCCAGGCCAAGGTGACTGCCGAAGAGATCAAAGAGTTCGGCAGCAAGTATGACCCGCAGCCGTTTCACCTCGACGAGGCTGCCGGGGAAAACTCCTTCTTCAAGGGTCTCGCGGCCTCGGGCTGGCTTACCGCTGCGATCGTGATGCGCCTTCGCGTGCAGTCGATCACGGTTGCGGGCGGGATGATCGGCGCAGGCGTGGAAGAGATGCGCTGGACCGAGCCGGTTCGCCCGGGCGATTCGCTTCGCACCGAGATCGAGGTCGTCGGTGTTCGGCACTCCAACTCCCGCAAGGAGTTCGGTGTGGTTCGCACCCGCACGCTTGCCTTCAATCAGCGCGACGAGGTGGTGATGCGCTCCACAGTCAATTTCCTGGCTCCCGTCCGGCCCACCGTCTAG
- a CDS encoding DUF4870 domain-containing protein — protein sequence MPPPPDYTNVPPAYSTVPPAYVAAPPAATNAGLSENAAAAIAYLTIIPAIIFLVLEPFNKMPLVRFHSWQSIGLCVAAFVLQLLISFGEILLHFIPGIVLLFSLVHLVIALGLFLVWLFLIIKASKGEWYKLPIIGDFAEKQARG from the coding sequence GTGCCCCCGCCGCCGGACTATACGAATGTTCCGCCGGCTTACTCTACGGTGCCGCCTGCTTATGTTGCAGCGCCGCCAGCCGCGACCAACGCAGGGCTGTCGGAGAATGCAGCGGCGGCCATCGCGTATCTCACGATTATTCCGGCGATTATCTTCCTGGTGCTCGAGCCCTTCAACAAGATGCCGCTGGTGCGATTTCACTCGTGGCAGTCGATCGGCCTTTGCGTGGCGGCGTTTGTGCTGCAGCTGCTGATCTCCTTTGGGGAGATACTCCTGCACTTCATTCCGGGGATTGTTCTGCTGTTCTCGCTGGTGCATCTGGTGATAGCGCTCGGCCTCTTTCTGGTCTGGCTGTTCCTCATCATCAAGGCCAGCAAGGGCGAGTGGTACAAGCTGCCGATCATTGGAGACTTCGCCGAGAAGCAGGCGCGCGGGTAG
- a CDS encoding alpha/beta hydrolase, whose product MGKVIVELSRKGYTDLHAVELPLTSLAEDAERTKKMVLQQKVPVVLVGHSYGGAVITEAGNQPNVVGLVYIAAFAPDAGESLGGITQEHLPAAAANLAPDSDGFLWIKPDKFHESFCQDLTDDEGLVMAVTQKAPLASTFGNTISVPAWKNKPSWYQISSEDRMIAPENERRMSARLGAKKIITLAASHASLASKPIEVAALIDEAAKESMK is encoded by the coding sequence TTGGGCAAAGTAATTGTTGAGCTTTCCCGCAAAGGCTACACAGATCTTCACGCCGTTGAATTGCCACTCACCTCTCTTGCCGAGGATGCGGAACGGACGAAGAAGATGGTTTTGCAGCAAAAGGTGCCGGTCGTATTGGTTGGTCACTCCTATGGCGGCGCTGTCATCACCGAGGCTGGAAATCAACCGAACGTGGTCGGCCTGGTCTATATAGCAGCATTTGCGCCGGACGCCGGGGAGAGCCTAGGGGGAATCACTCAAGAACATCTTCCCGCGGCAGCGGCAAACCTAGCTCCCGACAGCGATGGATTTCTATGGATTAAACCAGATAAATTTCATGAAAGCTTCTGTCAGGACTTAACGGACGACGAAGGACTCGTAATGGCTGTCACGCAGAAGGCGCCGCTCGCTAGCACATTTGGCAATACGATCTCAGTTCCCGCTTGGAAGAACAAGCCTTCCTGGTATCAGATATCCAGCGAAGACAGAATGATCGCGCCGGAAAATGAGAGACGAATGTCGGCTCGACTTGGGGCAAAAAAAATCATTACCCTCGCAGCTAGTCACGCTTCGCTGGCTTCAAAACCTATTGAGGTAGCGGCGCTGATTGACGAGGCTGCGAAAGAGTCGATGAAGTAA
- a CDS encoding class I SAM-dependent methyltransferase translates to MTRLNTAWSKLRWSLAQRGLAGTMRTALGRLQHQEGAAGLEKPVLHPFDQRYGVDTSGLIGGGDLRTGHKNDVFNTAYYGMAPSRFRRVVEDWISGSEHAAISQYSFVDLGCGKGRAVMMASEFSFRQVIGVELNASLAKTAESNLAAWTGATGAGRAVCPVRILHQDATEFSFPDGPCLLYLFNPFAAPVVKRLIERLEAEFAGRPGLLDVIYFNPEAGELLEAHAGFRLLWTGTVELSEEDAAADHVASPEDLCSVYRWVGGTG, encoded by the coding sequence ATGACGAGACTCAACACCGCATGGTCGAAGCTGCGATGGTCGCTCGCACAGCGCGGGCTGGCGGGAACGATGCGTACCGCACTGGGCCGCCTGCAGCATCAGGAGGGCGCCGCGGGTCTGGAAAAGCCGGTGCTGCATCCCTTCGATCAACGCTACGGCGTCGACACCAGCGGCCTGATCGGCGGTGGCGACCTGCGCACGGGGCATAAGAACGACGTCTTCAATACTGCCTACTACGGTATGGCTCCCTCGCGGTTTCGGCGCGTGGTCGAGGATTGGATCTCCGGCTCTGAGCACGCCGCGATCTCTCAGTACAGCTTCGTCGATCTGGGCTGCGGGAAGGGTCGCGCAGTGATGATGGCCTCGGAGTTTTCGTTTCGGCAGGTGATCGGGGTGGAGTTGAACGCCTCGCTGGCCAAGACCGCGGAGTCGAACCTGGCCGCCTGGACTGGTGCGACCGGCGCGGGGCGAGCGGTGTGTCCGGTGCGGATTCTCCACCAGGACGCGACCGAGTTCTCGTTTCCGGACGGGCCGTGCCTGCTCTACCTCTTCAATCCGTTCGCGGCTCCGGTGGTAAAGCGTCTGATCGAGCGGTTGGAGGCTGAATTTGCGGGCAGGCCGGGTCTGCTGGACGTCATCTACTTCAACCCCGAGGCAGGCGAGCTGCTGGAGGCTCATGCCGGCTTCAGGCTTCTATGGACCGGGACCGTGGAGCTGTCGGAGGAGGATGCGGCGGCGGACCACGTAGCCTCGCCGGAGGATCTGTGCAGCGTGTACCGGTGGGTGGGGGGGACGGGGTAG
- a CDS encoding helix-turn-helix domain-containing protein, translating into MQTIPVDLANESIEALSISMNIGSTIRGYRLQKGMSQGDIEKRTGLLRCYLSRVENGHTVPSLETLQKIARALDLQLSEFFAEETMAKEMSGLNLGEEEIRFLTQVQRYSAHLSESDRRLLLAMVRKFAQTTLS; encoded by the coding sequence ATGCAAACAATACCTGTTGATCTGGCGAACGAGTCGATTGAGGCTCTTTCCATCTCGATGAATATCGGTTCTACGATTCGCGGATATCGGCTCCAAAAAGGTATGTCGCAGGGCGACATCGAGAAGCGGACCGGGCTGCTGCGCTGTTACCTTTCGCGTGTGGAGAATGGGCACACCGTGCCGTCGCTCGAGACACTTCAGAAGATTGCGCGAGCGCTGGACTTGCAGCTCTCGGAGTTCTTCGCCGAAGAGACGATGGCCAAAGAGATGTCGGGGCTGAACCTGGGCGAGGAGGAGATCCGGTTTTTGACCCAGGTGCAGCGTTACTCGGCGCACTTGTCGGAGAGCGACCGTAGGCTGCTGCTGGCCATGGTGCGGAAGTTCGCCCAGACGACGCTTAGCTAA
- a CDS encoding GAF domain-containing protein gives MPNSELLNKLKNITAERSDRSTRAKRIADAIRKEGSWRWVGIYDVDFERGLVVNIAWSGYSAPSQPAFPMTQGLTARAIAGVRTVNAGNVADDSGYMTTFDSTRAEIIVPVLAHGHGDLVIGTLDVESEHLNAFDADAQALLEECARVLEAFWAESRLR, from the coding sequence GTGCCGAATAGCGAACTTCTGAATAAGCTCAAAAATATCACTGCTGAAAGATCCGATCGCTCCACCAGAGCGAAACGGATCGCGGATGCCATTCGCAAGGAAGGATCCTGGCGTTGGGTGGGAATCTATGATGTGGACTTTGAGCGCGGACTGGTCGTGAATATTGCGTGGAGCGGGTACTCCGCGCCGTCTCAACCCGCTTTTCCGATGACACAGGGCCTGACCGCGAGAGCAATTGCCGGAGTCAGAACGGTCAACGCCGGCAATGTGGCCGATGACTCGGGCTACATGACGACGTTCGACAGCACGCGGGCGGAGATTATCGTTCCGGTTCTGGCCCATGGACACGGCGATCTCGTCATCGGGACGCTGGATGTGGAGAGCGAGCATCTGAATGCCTTCGATGCCGACGCGCAGGCTCTGCTTGAAGAGTGTGCCCGCGTGCTCGAGGCATTTTGGGCCGAGTCCAGGTTGCGGTAG
- a CDS encoding MBL fold metallo-hydrolase, whose translation MMRMTVLASGSKGNSTVIASSRTRVLVDAGLSCRELLRRMAVAGEDPAKLDAILVTHEHQDHIAGLAVLARRLKIPVFFTEPTHRAWVRMLTPRTTMTYAKWLDHVQREKEARATAIAASTSACIQTAGLAAQLAAQSEAIASVSSEAAALNRSDDPNATLELPVDPDEEEELCSPEPAAQKADPTHLPAVEYFHAGTQFSIGDIDITPFTIPHDAADPCGFVFEAEGIRMALATDLGYMPPNVKAALKRIDVLLLESNHDLEMLRDGPYPWSVKQRVLSRVGHLSNHATAEFLEKDYDGGAAWIVLGHLSESNNAPELARLSAEQALGNQPMLLGNRIVLAGQSVPLDPITL comes from the coding sequence ATGATGCGTATGACAGTGCTCGCCTCCGGATCCAAAGGCAACAGCACAGTCATCGCCAGCTCCAGGACGCGCGTTCTGGTCGACGCCGGCCTCTCCTGCCGCGAACTTTTGCGGCGCATGGCCGTCGCGGGGGAAGATCCCGCCAAGCTCGACGCCATCCTCGTTACGCATGAGCATCAGGACCACATTGCAGGCCTTGCGGTTCTTGCACGACGCCTGAAGATTCCTGTCTTCTTTACCGAGCCGACGCACCGTGCCTGGGTTCGCATGCTGACCCCACGCACTACGATGACCTACGCTAAATGGCTCGATCATGTGCAGCGCGAGAAGGAAGCCCGCGCCACAGCCATTGCTGCGAGCACCTCGGCTTGTATCCAGACTGCGGGCCTGGCCGCCCAGCTTGCCGCGCAGTCCGAGGCGATCGCCAGCGTCTCCTCCGAGGCTGCTGCCCTCAACCGCTCCGACGACCCTAACGCCACCCTCGAGCTGCCCGTCGACCCCGATGAGGAGGAGGAGCTTTGCAGCCCGGAGCCGGCGGCACAAAAGGCAGACCCCACCCATCTTCCTGCGGTGGAGTACTTCCACGCCGGCACGCAGTTCTCCATCGGCGACATCGACATCACCCCCTTTACTATTCCGCACGATGCGGCCGATCCCTGCGGCTTTGTCTTCGAGGCCGAGGGCATCCGAATGGCGCTGGCGACCGACCTTGGCTATATGCCTCCTAACGTCAAGGCTGCTCTTAAACGCATTGATGTGCTTCTGCTGGAGTCCAACCACGATCTCGAGATGCTGCGCGACGGCCCATACCCCTGGTCGGTCAAGCAGCGTGTTTTGTCACGGGTTGGCCACCTCTCCAACCACGCGACGGCTGAGTTTCTCGAAAAGGACTACGACGGCGGGGCAGCCTGGATCGTTCTCGGGCACCTGTCGGAGTCTAATAACGCTCCTGAGCTGGCGCGTCTTTCTGCTGAACAGGCGCTAGGTAACCAGCCAATGCTGCTCGGTAACCGGATCGTTCTGGCTGGCCAGTCTGTTCCGCTCGATCCCATCACTCTTTAA
- a CDS encoding 3-hydroxybutyryl-CoA dehydrogenase has protein sequence MSDLKTIETIAILGAGTMGNGIAHVCARSGFPVVLYDLQQSFLGRGLATIEKNLAREVVKNKLTQQQADEARARITPTLDREALGSCSFAIEAATEKFAIKSEIFRDLDRILPAEAILATNTSSISITKLAAVTKRPEQVIGMHFFNPVPVMKLVEVIRGLATSQATFDAVHALSLQLDKKPVEVNDAAGFISNRVLMPLINEAIYSVMEGVATAEAVDQVFVLGMAHPMGPLTLADFIGLDVCADIMRVLADGLGSPKYNPCPLLVRMVDAGWLGRKSGRGFYTYPTS, from the coding sequence ATGTCCGATTTGAAGACCATTGAGACCATTGCAATCCTCGGCGCCGGAACCATGGGCAACGGCATCGCGCACGTCTGTGCCCGCTCCGGCTTTCCCGTTGTCCTCTACGATCTGCAGCAGTCGTTTCTCGGTCGCGGGCTCGCTACCATCGAAAAAAATCTGGCTCGCGAAGTGGTGAAGAACAAGCTCACGCAGCAGCAGGCCGACGAGGCCAGAGCGCGGATTACTCCCACGCTCGACCGTGAGGCGCTTGGCAGTTGCAGCTTTGCCATCGAGGCCGCGACGGAGAAGTTTGCGATCAAGTCGGAGATCTTTCGTGATCTCGACCGCATCCTTCCTGCTGAAGCCATCCTCGCGACGAATACGAGCTCCATCTCGATTACGAAGCTTGCCGCGGTGACGAAGCGTCCTGAGCAGGTGATCGGGATGCACTTCTTCAACCCCGTACCGGTGATGAAGCTGGTGGAGGTCATTCGCGGCCTTGCGACCTCGCAGGCTACCTTCGACGCGGTGCATGCACTCTCGCTGCAACTCGACAAGAAGCCGGTCGAGGTCAATGACGCCGCGGGATTCATCTCAAACCGCGTGCTGATGCCTCTGATCAACGAGGCGATCTACTCGGTGATGGAGGGCGTGGCGACTGCCGAGGCCGTCGATCAGGTCTTCGTGCTCGGCATGGCACATCCGATGGGTCCGCTCACTCTCGCCGACTTTATCGGGCTCGACGTCTGCGCCGATATCATGCGGGTCCTCGCCGACGGGCTTGGCAGCCCGAAGTACAACCCCTGTCCGCTGCTGGTTCGCATGGTCGACGCCGGCTGGCTGGGACGGAAATCAGGACGCGGCTTCTACACCTATCCCACCTCATGA
- a CDS encoding PP2C family protein-serine/threonine phosphatase: MSATHLIYAMLSHRGRVRKGNEDTCAAAPEIGAFVVCDGMGGAAAGEVASTLAADTFLANLSPPRGGLDASLTPEARMNAAIHAANHAVYQQSRQQRQYNGMGTTLVALLHTPVVKSESKGENGKAPTRRSPASHLNSRVTDPPTLWLGHVGDSRCYRQRRGKLEQLTIDHSLIEEQLRAGQITLDQAAHSPMRNLITRAIGSQATVQPEIQSHRPQANDVYLLASDGLTHEVTDEEIAEILTAIPRPQTVAALTKACEDLITTANRNGGNDNITVLLVAVAP, from the coding sequence ATGTCTGCGACTCACCTCATCTACGCCATGCTCAGTCACCGCGGCCGCGTCCGTAAGGGCAATGAAGATACCTGCGCTGCGGCGCCTGAGATTGGGGCGTTCGTCGTCTGCGACGGCATGGGCGGAGCGGCCGCCGGCGAGGTTGCGAGCACTCTGGCTGCCGATACGTTTCTCGCGAATCTTTCTCCGCCGCGAGGTGGGCTCGACGCGTCGTTGACGCCGGAGGCGCGTATGAATGCAGCGATTCATGCGGCCAATCATGCGGTCTATCAGCAGTCCCGCCAGCAGCGACAGTACAACGGCATGGGCACGACGCTGGTTGCTCTGCTGCACACGCCAGTGGTCAAAAGCGAGAGCAAGGGGGAGAATGGCAAGGCACCTACTCGCCGTTCGCCGGCCAGTCATCTGAACTCCCGCGTCACCGATCCTCCGACGCTTTGGCTGGGCCATGTTGGTGACAGCCGCTGCTACCGCCAGCGCCGCGGCAAGCTGGAGCAGCTCACTATCGATCATTCGCTGATCGAGGAGCAGCTTCGCGCCGGGCAGATCACGCTCGATCAGGCGGCGCACTCCCCCATGCGCAACCTCATTACCCGCGCCATCGGTTCGCAGGCTACGGTGCAGCCGGAGATTCAAAGCCATCGTCCGCAGGCGAACGATGTGTATCTGCTTGCGTCTGACGGTCTGACCCACGAGGTGACTGACGAAGAGATCGCGGAGATTCTGACTGCGATCCCCAGGCCGCAGACCGTGGCCGCGCTCACCAAGGCATGCGAAGATCTGATCACGACGGCCAATCGCAACGGCGGCAACGATAACATCACTGTGCTACTGGTCGCCGTCGCTCCATAG
- a CDS encoding rhomboid family intramembrane serine protease — MSFPTPEGEVLPPHTDAHPAQPIPDYEREASRPNSRARGWNILVTPGTYILLGINIAVFCYMIFRGVSPSNPTPGQLLYFGATNTEFILHGQWYRLLTATFVHVGLLHIATNMWCLWNLGLLGEPLLGPMGLIAVYVLTGVAGNLLGLCSNVIFHDYGSVGAGASGAVFGIAGILIVLLSNKKLPIPAFELKRLRRSVIQFAVLNLIIGIGANFTSIVRIDNHAHIGGFLSGLALGVPLVPRMTSGRTRYLARQKLTFAGAAFLLFLFAYFITKLR; from the coding sequence ATGTCCTTCCCCACCCCTGAAGGCGAAGTTCTGCCGCCGCACACAGACGCTCACCCCGCTCAGCCGATCCCCGACTATGAGCGCGAGGCCTCACGGCCTAACTCCCGCGCGCGCGGCTGGAATATCCTTGTCACCCCGGGCACCTATATTTTGCTCGGCATTAACATCGCCGTCTTCTGCTACATGATCTTCCGCGGCGTCTCCCCGAGTAACCCGACGCCCGGCCAGTTGCTTTACTTCGGAGCTACGAACACGGAGTTCATCCTGCACGGCCAGTGGTATCGGCTGCTTACGGCCACCTTCGTTCATGTGGGCCTGTTGCATATCGCGACCAACATGTGGTGCCTGTGGAACCTCGGCCTGCTGGGCGAGCCTCTGTTGGGGCCGATGGGACTGATTGCGGTTTATGTCCTTACTGGTGTCGCCGGGAACCTACTCGGTCTCTGCTCCAATGTCATCTTTCACGACTACGGCTCGGTGGGCGCCGGGGCGTCAGGTGCGGTCTTCGGCATCGCGGGCATTCTGATTGTTCTGCTGTCGAACAAGAAGCTTCCCATCCCGGCGTTCGAGCTCAAACGCCTTCGCCGCTCCGTCATTCAGTTCGCGGTGTTGAACCTGATCATAGGCATCGGCGCGAACTTTACCAGCATCGTCCGCATCGACAACCACGCCCACATTGGCGGCTTTCTGAGTGGGTTGGCGCTGGGCGTTCCGCTGGTGCCGCGCATGACCTCAGGCCGCACCCGCTACCTCGCCCGGCAGAAGCTCACCTTCGCCGGAGCCGCGTTTCTGCTATTCCTTTTTGCGTACTTCATCACCAAGCTGCGGTAA
- the fabG gene encoding 3-oxoacyl-[acyl-carrier-protein] reductase has protein sequence MSISAGRVALVTGASQGIGRACALELARAGATVALAARNLEKLGDVAAEIAAAGGKAHAFALDVSNEESIKECAKAVIAHFGAVHILVNNAGITRDILSLRMKRKDWDDVLTTNLTGAFLMTQAVMSQMVKGRWGRIVNVTSVVGETGQAGQANYAASKAGLIGLTKSLARELASRTITVNAVAPGFIETAMTEVLTAEQKAMNAQFIPLGRVGTDIEVAHAVAFLASEEASYITGHTLDVNGGMYMG, from the coding sequence ATGAGCATTTCGGCAGGACGTGTTGCGTTGGTGACGGGAGCTTCGCAGGGGATTGGGCGCGCATGTGCGCTGGAGTTGGCGCGGGCGGGAGCGACGGTGGCGCTGGCGGCGAGGAATCTCGAGAAGCTGGGCGACGTTGCTGCGGAGATTGCGGCTGCGGGTGGAAAGGCGCATGCGTTTGCGCTCGATGTTTCAAACGAGGAGTCGATCAAGGAGTGCGCGAAGGCGGTGATTGCGCACTTTGGAGCGGTACACATTCTGGTGAATAACGCCGGCATCACGCGGGACATCTTATCGCTGCGCATGAAGCGGAAGGATTGGGACGATGTGCTGACGACCAACCTGACGGGCGCGTTCCTGATGACGCAGGCGGTGATGTCGCAGATGGTGAAGGGCCGGTGGGGGCGAATCGTCAACGTGACCTCGGTGGTGGGGGAGACGGGACAGGCGGGGCAGGCGAACTATGCAGCCTCGAAGGCGGGGCTGATCGGGTTGACCAAGTCGCTGGCACGCGAGCTGGCGAGCAGGACGATTACGGTGAATGCGGTGGCGCCAGGATTTATCGAGACGGCGATGACCGAGGTCCTTACCGCCGAGCAAAAGGCGATGAATGCGCAGTTCATTCCGCTGGGACGAGTTGGAACCGACATTGAGGTGGCTCATGCGGTTGCGTTCCTTGCGTCGGAGGAGGCCAGCTATATTACCGGGCACACGCTGGACGTAAACGGCGGAATGTACATGGGGTAA